Part of the Arachis hypogaea cultivar Tifrunner chromosome 6, arahy.Tifrunner.gnm2.J5K5, whole genome shotgun sequence genome, TGAAACATTTTTGTGTGTGTAAAAACAACCAAATTTTCCTTTAAGTTGCAAAAGAATATCGATTGTTCCTGATGCTAACGGTTCAGCTCTATCAGACACAATTGATAACCGGTAAATCTTCGATACAATTAGTACATATTTAAATTTCTGTAAGTTTTGTAAAATTACACGTAAAAAATGTACAATACAATACTACTCATCCACATGGAAGATCCATAAGAAAATTTGAGGAGCTAACAATTTCATCATTCCTAGTGCACATGATATTCTGCCGGAAAGGTTGGCATTAGCTCCAAGAAGAATGCTTTGGGGCCAAGTACCTCTTACTTGGTCACTCTTTTATTTGTCTTCCCCTCGGCAGTTACCATCTAGTGATAGAGATTGCAAGTGGTGACTTCATAATCCAatcatttttcttcttcctcagaaTCCGACTTTGCGAACACTGGCTCAGGTTGAGTATCTGCATATGCTGGAGCAATGAATTTTGGATCTTTTGCTGCTGCGTCAGCATATTTCAAGATGGCTTCCCTTGGATCCTCCTCCATCCATGTCTCCTTGATCATACCTCCTTGCTGCAATTGCATGAAAATATAAGTACTTTGCATTTTCATATTCTGAAGCATGAATCCGTTTAAGTCTAAGAAAAATGATGAGAAACACATGTCAGACAAATACCTTCATAAGATACTGGGTTAGTAAGCTTCCTTGACTTGCACCGACCCGTCCACCAAAGCCAGGTCCTGTTATGGGAAGTTCAGGCTTGTGGGACTTCAATGGATCCTTTAATACTTTCTCCCGTTGACGCTTACGGCTTGGCTGATCTCTAAACAGTGGTAACGCATGGGGATTGTGAATGACAGGCTTTGCCTCAAAATCGTCGATTGATTTTTTCCTTGGTGCACGTGCAACACAAACAAGGGCTCCTCTTTCACTGATGGTGGGATCATATAGTATGTGAGTCCCTCCTTGGTTTTTATCACCAACCGTTGCAAAGATCTTCAGAAAAGAAAAGcagttcaataaaattattaagtaTAAACACCAAAAATGTCCTccttaaagtaaaaataaaacaaCACAAGAATGTAATTTATGGGAAGTTGAAAGAAAACTGCAAAATGTTACCTGATTCAGTTTAGGATGCCAACAACACCGAACAACACTACAAGAGGGGGATATGCCAACTCTTGAAACAAGTTCAAGGTTTGCTCTATCAAAGAAGCACAATAAACCCCCAACTGTGCTCTCTCTTTCAACAGATGTTCCAGTAAAAAATAGATTCTCACCAGGACTGAATGCAATATTTGTTTGTCCGTAATTATTTGGAAGATCCTCAAATACCTTCAATGCTTCCTTTGTTTTACGCATATCCCAAACCTGAGACATATTTCATTGGTTGGCGAGAAGTCGAGAAGATTAGTTAACAACATATGGATTCCTTATAAAGCAAGAAAACAGAAACAAATGAAGATAAGATTTTTGTGAGATATAATGGTTTACATACCTTCAGTGAACCATCAAAGCTTCTTGACAATAGGATATTCCCATCACTAGAAAATTTCAGACCAGTAATATCATCTGAATGACTTTTTTCAATATGTATATCTGGCCTACTCCCCCACCCAGGCTTAATGCTCCAAACCTGTGAAAATCAATGGGAATTCCAAGGAATATAAGGAGAAAACCAATGTTTTTTCTAGCTTAAAAAGCTAAAAGAGCGAATGTATATTGACTTTATTATAAGTGAAAATGTTTTTACCTGTATAGAACCATCTCCTATACCACCAGCAATGCGTTTACCATCATGGTCCCATGCACATGTGGTTACAGGAACTCTTCCAGGCCTTGCAAGCTTTGGTTTAATTACCTATCCTTTGAAACTTAGCAGTGTGAGTTCAACAACGTCAATGAAATGTAAATTATTATGTTGTAAAACACAAATGATCACAACTCCATTCACACATACATAAGATGTCTCATGCATTATATCCAGTATAATTGGGTAAAGAACTGGAAATACATTAGCTGAAAATCCTGAGTCTCACAAAAaccacaaaaaataataataattaagaaaagggCAATCTCATCAAAAGTAAGTACTTGCCTACTTGGTGAaaaattgaagcataaaatttccCTCTGCATTAAGTACTTAAACAGAGCAACAAATAGACAATGCCAATAACCTTTTCACAACAATAGGTGAAATATCAGTCAATAATTCTACAAGAAATATATAAAGAAGCAGATGCTTTTGGCCTCATTTGTTTAGAGAGcttcaatttttatttcaaaaatctaTCGAAAAGATATATGGTAGTAAAtgtgttttgaaaaaaattatgagatatgATATTGACCATGCATACAATTTGTCATTGAAGATGACGAGGAAGCAGAACTTGTCCAAACCTGCTTCTGGCTTTTGAAGTCATTTACATCCCATATTCGCAGTGATCCATCCTCTGATGATGTTAAGATTGTCTCTTTAGTTTTTGGATGCCACTCTCCACATGTCAATCCAGATATGTGGCCCTTGGTATTCTTTAGATCACGAATATACATGTCTCCCTTCATAAACTCTCCCAAAGTAAGCCCATCGCGATCATAAATCTGCAACAGAAGAAATATATATACAATCAGTCAAATGAAAAGCACTAAAGCATCATTTAAGTCAACAGATATGATGTAACGTGCTTACCTTTGCTTGAGCTGATCCAGTCACACACAAAAACCGATCTGCTGTTGGACTCCAGCTTAAGTTGCGAACTTGATGACCTTCAGCGGGCTCCAGTTGTCGAAACGATTGCAAACGAGCATTCATTCCTTGAAAATCGTACATCCGCACTGAGTAGTCATAACTTCCAGAAAGCACTCTAGATCCAGTGTGATCTACAGCAAGAGCTGACACAACCTGTTAACAGTTTTCCCAATGTTATCATTAATATATATCTTTACATTTCACTACAAAACAGCTGTTGATTCCCTTCACATTCTTATAATTCAAAATAAAGTAACATACTCATTCACGGTGTCTGCCTTCTAATGGATTTTACTCTAAACTTCTATACTACTCAAGTTTAAGTTACTCGTAGTAAATGTGAAACCTCTCTGGATTATTCGGCTTGCAATAGAACCCTAACACTTTCTTTTCTCTGCAGTATATTATTATAGACTTAAGCTACTGCCACAGCTAGCATCAAATTATGCTTCCtagattataaaaattttttaggaAACACTTTAAATGCATAATCAAGGGATACAAAGCACACAAAAGcaaataataatcaaattaaacCATTTCTTCTCCATTCACAATTTGTTACGctaattcccaaattaaaccCACAAACACACGTTAAGAGAGAGAATACCTTGGTGTGGCCCTTGAGGACAATCTCGTTGCTAAGTGGAATACGGAACCGGTTCCCCAACTCATCTCCATTGGAATCATCGTCGTCGTCGGAGCTCAAATTGTTACCAGACGGCGGCGGGGGCGGCCCAATCATATCGTCGTCTTCGTCCTCATCCGCCCCCGAACCCACCCCCGGAGGTGGAGGGGGAGGCGGCCCCACCATGGCGCCATCGTCGTTATCATCCTCTGCCGTCGGAGGCGGAGGTGGCGGCGGGCCAATCTCAGAACCGCCACCACGATCAGCAAGAGTAGGGGTAGGGTTTTTAGAGGAGCGTAGGGAATTGAGCCATTccttagaagaagaagagagagaaggaagagcgCTTGCGGTTGCAGgcttcgaagaagaagaagaagaagaagaagaaggaggaggaggaggattggTATTAGATCGACGCGTGGCGTTGTGGATGGCTTCGAGAGGGGTCTGAGACTTGGATTGCTTGCCGAAGCTGAGAGGAAACTGAGCCCTAACGCCGTCGTATATGTCAGCTTCGTCCTCCATTTTAACTTTGATTTGCCCAACTGATATCTGCTTTATTGGGTGTGCTCTACGGCTCTACCGCCATCAAAGACGCACTGCATAACCACACaccgattttttttttgtcattttgggTTTATGGGCCTCCATCTTTGTCCGCTTGTCAGAAACAAGATTTCGAGAACTGTATGTCTGTATCGGTCATTGGGCCGCTGCCATAACTGGTGATAGTTAAATAGTTCAATTGGAATTGAACAGTGATTAaatcgatttaattaaatataaaataaaattattaaaaatttaatataaaattttaaatatttaaattaaaatttttttataataatttatttatattttatcaataaaacttataaatttaaatattaaaatttataattaaaaaaaatcaaaacacacGTAATTAACAAACACATTACATGTTAACCCTaagaaaataaattagttttaaagtttaaacactatttatacaaatttttaattattgaacCCAAACTTACACAAATTATATATAGTCGATAACTAAGTATTGATTATTCAACATAACTATACAAAATTTCTATTCACATCAACAACCAATGATACATAtagttttaaaatacaaaattaataattatatacagAATTCAAACTCAGATGTCAAAATTAACAATTaccatcatcaatcaacaaaattattttaaaaaaattaacttcaaaaatattataaaaataaaaaaattaacaaaaataattaactcataagTATATATTAAccataattaatttcaaaaaaaaatctacgACTAAAGAAATAATGGAGGAGTACTCACTAAAAAAGAAAAGACAACCGAACAACAGAGACGTCCGTAAGAAGGTGACAGCCGAGCAGTTAAACGAAGGTGACGGTGATGAGAACAAGCGAGCAGAGAAGTTCGCGTTTTGCGTGAGACAGAGTGAGATCAGAGAGAGAAGTCGAGTAGAGACGTCCACGACGGCGACGAGAACAAGGCCGAGCAAACGTCCACAACGGGGACGAGAACAAAGCCCAGAGACCTTCGCGATGACGACAGCGTGCTCTGTATGACACAATGCCAACGGTTGACGGTACCCTCTAGCCGAGAAGAGAAGTTCAGCGATGAGAAGGTGGTTGCAAGGATTGCTAATGGTGAGTGTGAAGTAGCTACTAAAGTTGCGCCATTtaggatttattttttttttttctaattctagGCATTATTCACGTATTACATACTCACACAACACACTTACACATACTACATGAGTTCATTTAAGGgttcattttttttcttgtaaGACTTGAACCCGAGTGCAGATTATTCTACCCCTAGCTCCAAGTCTCGGCCGCAGGATTTGGTTTAATTCGTTTATGAGGAAAGAAAGGGGTGAGGGGGTGTTGCGTCTTTTTgggctttctattttttttttgttcaaaacgACAACATTCATGTTGAATAGCGAACTAGGCCTTCAAAAAATCGGTCTAGTTCATTCAGTTTATCAGTTAATTACCAATTTagtaaccaagttgggttggtctaatggttagctcactagtccgcttaagcaagtgtcgggggttcgaatctcgccttgtgcatgcagcagcccattggccagcggcaaacccttaaatggagctcagtaccgcgacggattagtccttgacctgtcggATCGAGgaataccgtgggaaaccaaaaaaaaaaattaccaatttaattaatttttttaccaaTATTTTGTAAGATGATTTTTGAGAATGATTGGATCAGTCAGAGAACcgattttcaattaatccaatcGAGCCAATAGATTCGATCCGATCTGATTTTTAAAATATTGGTCAGAAAACAATAAATCCATTGACCAAAACTGTTTAAAGTTGAAACCAGGTCTCAAGAgttttaatttattcattaaattaattttttaatttaggcTTTTTGCCCCTTTGTTAAACCATTttccatttaaaatttttttaatttattttatctttatactattttagaaattaatatatattatttattttaatatttaaaatataattatgaaaatgaattaaaacttttaattattaCTCCTAGAAAGAGTTTGACAGCTACGGATAAAAAcaagttggactttatttttaAGAGGTCAAACTTGTAGTTGTATCATCAACCGTCCTACAATTTATTATGACTAATTCTATAATGTTTATAAATGTAGTgtctaatttttgtttaatttattttcttaacaaattttaaatatttaaaaattatttgtatttatattttaaaagttaattattaatttttaatttttttgacaaattaaaCACTACTTTTAAAATACCATCGCCGTTACCATTACCATTTATTATAGACTCTTTCACAAATATTAAGTTTCACATTTTGTTAAGTCttctttaatataattagctTAAAGAGTGTTAGAaggtttgaaataaaaaaaaaagaaaagtctaaaaagcaaaaaataaatttataataaagctATGAaccaataaataattaaaagtaacaagaaaaaaatatataagtaaaataataaaaataagtagTGCAGTGGTTacaattttcttatatttttaatgGTTAAAAATTCAAATCCCACATGTTACATAACATTTTAAACTTATTTCTAACCGGCAAAATTCACCTGCTAATGCGCAACTTGGATCAAATCTGAATGTGTTAGAATAAAATCCTCAATATCctaaagaaatattaaaaaataaaataaattaacttatctttttaattatgagGGAGTGAAAAGAGATAAAGAAGTTGCCACGGCTATTTGGCAGAATCACAGTCGTAAATAGTGGGGTTGTACTCAATTAGTTGGTGGAAAGAGATTGTGCCACCAtcgtttaattttattattatattatgtgtgtactaaaatcagttatcagtataaaatatatattagaatataaatatatattaaaaataaattaaatcacatatatatttattaaaaatattatttatataccaaaatcagtcactaatctatttgtgtataaatatatgtgtgatttaatttatttttaatgtatatttatattctaatatgtattttatattaatgactgattttagtatatatataacattatctaatatttatatataaatatatttgtgattaattttaataattaattttagtg contains:
- the LOC112695149 gene encoding uncharacterized protein translates to MEDEADIYDGVRAQFPLSFGKQSKSQTPLEAIHNATRRSNTNPPPPPSSSSSSSSSKPATASALPSLSSSSKEWLNSLRSSKNPTPTLADRGGGSEIGPPPPPPPTAEDDNDDGAMVGPPPPPPPGVGSGADEDEDDDMIGPPPPPSGNNLSSDDDDDSNGDELGNRFRIPLSNEIVLKGHTKVVSALAVDHTGSRVLSGSYDYSVRMYDFQGMNARLQSFRQLEPAEGHQVRNLSWSPTADRFLCVTGSAQAKIYDRDGLTLGEFMKGDMYIRDLKNTKGHISGLTCGEWHPKTKETILTSSEDGSLRIWDVNDFKSQKQVIKPKLARPGRVPVTTCAWDHDGKRIAGGIGDGSIQVWSIKPGWGSRPDIHIEKSHSDDITGLKFSSDGNILLSRSFDGSLKVWDMRKTKEALKVFEDLPNNYGQTNIAFSPGENLFFTGTSVERESTVGGLLCFFDRANLELVSRVGISPSCSVVRCCWHPKLNQIFATVGDKNQGGTHILYDPTISERGALVCVARAPRKKSIDDFEAKPVIHNPHALPLFRDQPSRKRQREKVLKDPLKSHKPELPITGPGFGGRVGASQGSLLTQYLMKQGGMIKETWMEEDPREAILKYADAAAKDPKFIAPAYADTQPEPVFAKSDSEEEEK